In Salvelinus namaycush isolate Seneca chromosome 17, SaNama_1.0, whole genome shotgun sequence, one genomic interval encodes:
- the LOC120062381 gene encoding zinc finger protein 517-like isoform X1: MSEAILTFQYQLNGVMETVLKTAVHEITRLVKDSFLKEVTGSKREVEILKERLQQCEQRWRDGEEERKRREVEEREQKKKREERAQTGMCRSCGCAGDTEEREEALLGAEEGCVIKQEMFQSGGHSALPEREGPQEMATPSSFCVSERMDESEAHVVHIKEEPNDWEDLVTQMVTSTDASIVSLSRLQRLSSHAGAWTSEPQPPPPLPAPWASEPFPPAPWGSEPPPLPPAPLAREPPLPPTPWIMKEQLLLSRSVIPTQGTAHAVGALESINTTAQLRVKPFSCPHCGKSFPQLRNLKDHQKYHHTGKKAFTCSQCGMGFVYMCHFRVHMQRHMRERAFSCSQCGKSFSLQSGLEKHRVLHTAERPYNCTDCGNRFYSRADLKIHEQIHAAR; encoded by the exons ATGTCAGAGGCCATTCTCACCTTCCAGTACCAGCTCAATGGAGTCATGGAAACAGTCCTCAAAACCGCTGTGCATGAGATCACTCGGCTGGTGAAGGACAGCTTCCTGAAGGAAGTGACCGGGAGCAAGCGGGAAGTGGAAATCTTGAAGGAGAGGCTGCAGCAGTGTGAGCAGAGATGGAGGgacggagaggaggagaggaagaggagggaagttgaagagagagagcagaaaaagaagagggaagagagagcgcAGACAGGGATGTGTAGGAGCTGTGGTTGTGCTggagacactgaggagagggaAGAGGCTCTGTTAG GAGCAGAGGAAGGTTGTGTTATCAAACAGGAGATGTTCCAGTCAGGTGGACACAGCGCTCTTCCAGAGAGAGAGGGTCCACAGGAAATGGCCACACCTagctctttctgtgtctctgaaAGGATGGACGAGAGTGAGGCCCATGTGGTCCATATCAAAGAAGAGCCCAATGACTGGGAGGATCTGGTTACCCAGATGGTCACATCCACAGATGCCTCCATAGTGAGCCTGAGTCGTCTGCAGAGATTGAGCTCACATGCTGGGGCTTGGACCAGTGAGCCTCAGCCTCCACCTCCACTCCCAGCACCATGGGCCAGTGAGCCTTTTCCTCCAGCACCATGGGGCAGTGagcctccacctctacctccagcACCATTGGCCAGGGAGCCTCCACTACCTCCCACACCATGGATCATGAAGGAGCAGCTCCTACTTTCAAGGTCAGTGATACCCACCCAGGGGACAGCGCATGCTGTGGGGGCCCTCGAAAGCATCAACACAACGGCACAGCTGAGGGTCAAACCCTTCAGCTGTCCACACTGTGGGAAGAGCTTCCCTCAGCTCCGAAACCTGAAAGACCACCAGAAGTACCACCACACAGGGAAGAAGGCCTTCACCTGCTCCCAGTGCGGTATGGGCTTTGTGTACATGTGCCACTTCAGGGTACACATGCAGCGCCACATGAGGGAGAGGGCATTCAGCTGctctcagtgtgggaagagcttcagcCTTCAGAGCGGCTTGGAGAAACACAGGGTCCTTCACACTGCAGAGAGGCCTTACAACTGCACGGACTGTGGGAACAGATTCTATTCTAGAGCTGACCTGAAAATACATGAACAGATTCATGCAGCAAGGTAG